From Campylobacter upsaliensis, the proteins below share one genomic window:
- the pglH gene encoding GalNAc-alpha-(1->4)-GalNAc-alpha-(1->3)-diNAcBac-PP-undecaprenol alpha-1,4-N-acetyl-D-galactosaminyltransferase: MKITFIIATLNSGGAERVLVTLANALCKEHEVKIIKFHAEDSFYKLEKEVLVKTLPQFSFHNLYHKIASRIKKIVALRKALRENQSDIFISFLDTTNIACIVAKIGLKTPLVICEHSNEAYLKSKFWRILRRLTYPYAQLLSVLGSSDKAFYEKFVKKVVILNNPCHFSFNVKTHFQKENLVLFVGRLDRNKNASMFIKAVATLRADLLTQYRFCIVGDGELRKNLENEARNLRARVEFLGKVEDMAGLYERAKVLCLCSFVEGLPTVLIEALYFDVCRISSAYYNGVKDLIANEKDGLIVPQNDEKALALALERVLSDEELRKNLVENARKRQKDYELSHIKKQWLDLIRELV; this comes from the coding sequence ATGAAAATCACTTTCATTATAGCCACTCTTAATTCTGGTGGAGCGGAGAGGGTTTTGGTAACCCTAGCTAATGCCCTTTGTAAAGAACACGAGGTAAAAATTATCAAATTTCACGCTGAAGACTCTTTTTATAAGCTTGAAAAAGAAGTGCTTGTTAAAACTCTTCCGCAGTTTAGCTTTCATAATCTTTACCATAAAATCGCAAGTCGTATTAAGAAAATTGTTGCTTTAAGAAAGGCATTAAGAGAAAATCAAAGCGATATTTTTATCTCCTTTTTAGACACGACAAATATAGCCTGTATAGTCGCTAAAATAGGGCTTAAAACGCCTTTGGTGATTTGTGAGCATAGCAATGAGGCTTATTTAAAGTCTAAATTTTGGAGAATTTTAAGAAGACTTACTTACCCTTACGCACAGCTTTTAAGTGTGCTTGGCTCAAGTGATAAGGCTTTTTATGAAAAATTTGTGAAAAAAGTCGTGATTTTAAATAATCCTTGCCATTTTTCTTTCAATGTCAAAACGCATTTTCAAAAGGAAAATTTGGTGCTTTTTGTGGGGCGTTTGGATAGAAATAAAAATGCTTCGATGTTTATTAAGGCGGTGGCGACTTTAAGGGCTGATTTACTTACGCAATACCGCTTTTGTATAGTAGGCGATGGGGAGTTAAGAAAGAATTTAGAAAATGAGGCTAGAAATTTAAGGGCTAGGGTAGAGTTTTTAGGCAAAGTGGAGGATATGGCTGGGCTTTATGAAAGGGCTAAGGTGCTTTGCCTTTGTTCTTTTGTTGAGGGCTTACCGACCGTTTTGATTGAGGCTTTATATTTTGATGTGTGTAGGATTTCAAGTGCGTATTATAATGGCGTTAAGGACTTAATAGCTAATGAAAAAGATGGGTTAATTGTCCCACAAAATGATGAAAAAGCCCTTGCTTTAGCACTTGAGAGAGTTTTAAGCGATGAGGAGTTGAGAAAAAATTTGGTGGAAAATGCAAGAAAAAGGCAAAAAGATTATGAGCTTTCTCATATCAAAAAACAATGGCTTGATTTAATTAGGGAGCTTGTATGA
- the pglK gene encoding BC-type lipopolysaccharide transporter PglK, giving the protein MLNKLFFILSREDKRFLFSLLAFSILISFIETFAISLIMPFITLASNFSYFESNEILLNIKQSLNLKAFEIIVYLGLIMVAFYLLRAVLNALYFHLLARFSKGRYHALSFKIFAKFLRLPYEKFTQKNQSAILKATTGEVFNLTTMLSSFLLMMSEIFVVLLLYTLMLFIDYKITIFLSLFMFVNALILVKILSPIIKKAGVKREKAMKSFFETLNTNLNNFKFIKLKTKEESIARLFKEQSEAFSKANITNESINALPRIYLEAVGFCVLVLIVVFLVFKYESDISNILATISIFVLALYRLMPSANRIISSYHDLIYYRSSLDILFDILQEKEEQNGEESLKFTKELRLEKLSFHYENKPMLFENICFTLKKGEKIAFVGESGSGKSTFVDILSSLLKPVEGQIYVDDILLCEKNIKSYRKKIGYIPQQIYLFNDSIAKNISFGDEIDENLLKEVLRQANLEDFIKSLKEGVYTKVGDGGSHLSGGQRQRIAIARALYTKPEILILDEATSALDNESEAKIMDEIYKISQDKTLIIIAHRLSTIKNCDKIYRVQNGTISLEQGV; this is encoded by the coding sequence GTGTTAAATAAGCTTTTTTTCATACTTTCTAGGGAGGATAAACGCTTTTTATTCTCCTTATTAGCCTTTTCTATACTCATTTCTTTTATAGAAACTTTTGCCATATCTTTGATAATGCCTTTTATCACTTTGGCGAGCAATTTTTCTTATTTTGAAAGTAATGAAATTTTGCTAAATATTAAGCAGAGTTTAAATTTAAAAGCCTTTGAAATCATCGTTTATCTAGGGCTTATAATGGTCGCTTTTTATCTTTTAAGAGCCGTGCTAAATGCCCTTTATTTTCATCTTTTAGCACGCTTTTCTAAGGGGCGTTATCACGCACTTTCTTTTAAAATTTTTGCTAAATTTTTACGCCTTCCTTATGAAAAATTTACCCAAAAAAATCAATCCGCCATTTTAAAGGCGACCACAGGAGAGGTTTTTAATCTCACCACTATGCTTTCCTCATTTTTATTAATGATGAGCGAAATTTTTGTAGTGCTTTTGCTTTATACTTTAATGCTTTTTATTGATTATAAAATTACAATTTTTTTAAGTCTTTTTATGTTTGTTAATGCCCTTATTTTAGTCAAAATTTTAAGTCCTATCATTAAAAAAGCTGGCGTTAAAAGAGAAAAAGCGATGAAGAGTTTTTTTGAAACTTTAAATACAAATTTAAATAATTTTAAATTCATAAAGCTCAAAACAAAAGAAGAAAGTATAGCAAGGCTTTTTAAAGAGCAAAGTGAGGCTTTTTCTAAGGCAAATATCACAAATGAAAGCATTAACGCCCTACCTAGAATTTATCTTGAGGCTGTAGGCTTTTGTGTGCTTGTTTTGATCGTGGTGTTTTTAGTTTTTAAATATGAAAGTGATATTTCAAATATTTTGGCGACTATTTCCATTTTTGTTTTGGCGCTTTACCGCTTAATGCCAAGTGCAAATCGCATCATAAGCTCTTATCACGATTTAATTTATTATCGTTCCTCTTTGGATATACTTTTTGACATTTTACAAGAAAAAGAAGAGCAAAATGGCGAAGAGAGCTTAAAATTCACTAAGGAATTACGCCTTGAAAAGCTTAGTTTTCATTATGAAAATAAACCTATGCTTTTTGAAAATATTTGCTTTACCCTTAAAAAAGGCGAGAAAATAGCCTTTGTAGGCGAAAGTGGGAGTGGAAAAAGCACTTTTGTGGATATTTTAAGCTCACTTTTAAAGCCTGTGGAGGGGCAAATTTATGTCGATGATATCTTGCTTTGTGAGAAAAATATCAAAAGTTATCGCAAGAAAATAGGCTATATCCCTCAGCAAATTTATCTTTTTAATGATAGCATAGCTAAAAACATCAGCTTTGGCGATGAGATCGATGAAAATTTACTTAAAGAGGTCTTAAGGCAAGCAAATTTGGAGGATTTTATTAAAAGCTTAAAGGAGGGCGTTTATACTAAGGTAGGCGATGGCGGAAGTCATTTAAGTGGAGGGCAAAGACAAAGAATAGCCATAGCAAGAGCGCTTTACACTAAGCCTGAAATTCTTATTTTAGATGAAGCTACTTCGGCACTTGATAATGAAAGCGAGGCAAAGATTATGGACGAAATTTATAAAATTTCACAGGATAAAACTCTCATCATCATCGCACACCGCCTTTCTACAATTAAAAATTGCGATAAAATTTATAGAGTGCAAAATGGCACAATAAGTTTGGAGCAGGGCGTATGA
- the galE gene encoding UDP-glucose 4-epimerase GalE, producing MKILITGGAGYIGSHTLRQFLNTKHEICVLDNLSKGSKIALEDLKTIRDFSFFEQDLSDFKGVKDLFRREKFDAVVHFAASIEVFESMQDPLKYYMNNTANTSNLIQTCLENNVNKFIFSSTAATYGEPKSPVVSETSPLEPINPYGRSKLMSEEVLRDASRANPQFKHCILRYFNVAGACMDFKLGQRYPKATLLIKVAAEVAAGKREKLYIFGDDYETKDGTCIRDFIHIDDISSAHLAALEYLDNNESNVFNVGYGHGFSVKEVIEAMKEVSGVDFKVELAPRRAGDPSVLISNAEKIRKLTSWKPKYDDLKLICKSSYEWEKQC from the coding sequence ATGAAAATTTTAATCACAGGCGGTGCTGGCTACATCGGCTCTCATACGCTTAGACAATTTTTAAATACTAAGCACGAAATTTGTGTGCTAGATAATCTTAGCAAGGGTTCTAAAATCGCTCTTGAGGATTTAAAAACGATAAGGGATTTTAGCTTTTTTGAGCAAGATTTGAGTGATTTTAAGGGCGTTAAGGACTTATTTAGGAGAGAAAAATTTGACGCCGTGGTACATTTTGCAGCGAGTATTGAGGTCTTTGAGAGCATGCAAGATCCTTTAAAATATTATATGAATAACACGGCTAATACTTCAAATTTAATCCAAACTTGCTTAGAAAATAATGTCAATAAATTTATCTTTTCTTCTACGGCTGCGACTTATGGAGAGCCTAAAAGTCCTGTGGTAAGCGAAACAAGTCCTCTTGAGCCTATCAATCCTTATGGTAGGTCAAAATTGATGAGCGAGGAAGTTTTACGCGATGCAAGTAGGGCAAATCCTCAATTTAAACACTGCATTTTGCGTTATTTTAATGTTGCTGGTGCTTGTATGGATTTTAAACTAGGGCAACGCTATCCTAAGGCAACTTTGCTAATTAAAGTGGCGGCGGAAGTGGCTGCTGGAAAAAGAGAGAAGCTTTACATTTTCGGCGATGATTATGAGACTAAGGATGGCACTTGCATTAGAGATTTTATCCACATTGATGATATTTCAAGTGCGCATTTAGCAGCTCTTGAATACTTAGACAACAATGAAAGTAATGTTTTTAATGTGGGTTATGGACACGGCTTTTCAGTTAAAGAAGTCATCGAAGCGATGAAAGAAGTAAGTGGAGTGGATTTTAAGGTCGAGTTAGCACCTAGAAGGGCGGGAGATCCGTCCGTTTTAATCTCAAACGCAGAAAAAATTCGCAAACTCACTTCGTGGAAGCCCAAATATGATGATTTAAAATTGATTTGCAAGTCTTCGTATGAGTGGGAAAAGCAGTGTTAA